Proteins from one Limanda limanda chromosome 9, fLimLim1.1, whole genome shotgun sequence genomic window:
- the mutyh gene encoding adenine DNA glycosylase, which yields MSNPEEPANIGRVLSFLRDWDRGDRAVRGRMLSTFVGQSSGKTCYELEGQFAQVSSLFLARLTTWMRLTYIFGTFLGLQLRAIRIFLSASGHDQYLTEFLEDGGVLTLLDILSHAESKEEDKAEAVHLLLTVSNAGRKYKEMICESHGVEVIAEYLAKSNTEETQDTAWALLESLSHWNPKYQHLIYKSLIALMACRSPKAQQMVLHTLRVVQSKMKTAHHSIVEPLLNMLRSLHLDVKDEATHLILDLKCSEVRPVLLRGLVALLRPVQEDVKSQQITEEAEMMVMIGSLPVFVQQAAAAKTIRLLAEEDQEISHALVSLGVIQGLLCALGNKEHTDAQIQASLALKHFVRSFPVIEEHLERFMGRSLFAAFVNQAETFHMNLDETQAENLLTNKVNISMRQSKRGVVEVIESAKAKRKRTKTAVKEEETTASPSSYHTFTDPAAVLLLRSELLTWYDREKRELPWRTLALTEPDLNIRTYAVWVSEIMLQQTQVATVIDYYNKWMKRWPTVQDLSAATLEEVNQMWAGLGYYSRGRRLHEGAQKVVTELKGQMPRTVDSLLKELPGVGRYTAAAVGSIALGQVTGAVDGNVIRGLCRLRAIGADSTSPAVTEALWDLANTLVDPDRPGDFNQAMMELGARVCTPKGAVCSQCPVQSHCHSYRKVHVKQEQNSKKLLGKLGGKASSLHDIEDCVIGGTCRLCPSDPWDNALGVHNFPRKPAKKAPRVERTLTCVVIRRGDEGEEEYLLTQRPDKGLLAGLWEFPSLLLDEESSEMKQKGALCAVISGILGTSVTETLLQHIGDVVHIFSHIHQTYVVHIVHLKDLDTQTHTENTHWLSRAALQEAAVSTGVKKIVKLYDSVESQKEQTSKNGKKQNATGVKNNKKLPPSKKTKLGAESSGGRQLSLSCFFKAVKEES from the exons ATACATTTTTGGGACTTTCTTGGGCCTCCAGTTAAGAGCAATTAGGATTTTCCTGTCTGCATCAGGCCA TGATCAGTACCTGACGGAGTTCCTGGAGGACGGAGGCGTTCTCACTCTCCTGGACATCCTGAGTCACGCTGAGAGCAAAGAGGAGGACAAGGCTGAGGCCGTCCATCTCCTGCTCACTGTGTCCAACGCTGGTCGCAAGTACAAAGAGATGATCTGTGAAAGCCATG GTGTGGAAGTGATAGCAGAGTATCTGGCCAAGTccaacacagaggaaacccaAGACACAGCCTGGGCCCTTCTGGAGTCCCTGTCCCACTGGAATCCTAAATATCAACATCTGATCTACAAAAGCCTCATCGCCCTCATGGCTTGTAGATCTCCTAAAGCCCAGCAGATGGTGCTGCACACCCTACGTGTTGTTCAG TCCAAAATGAAGACGGCCCATCACAGCATTGTTGAGCCTCTACTGAACATGCTGCGATCTCTTCACCTGGACGTCAAGGATGAAG CTACTCATCTTATCCTTGACCTGAAGTGTTCTGAAGTGAGGCCGGTGCTTCTCAGAGGCCTGGTGGCTCTGCTGAGGCCTGTCCAAGAAGATGTGAAGTCACAGCAGATCACAGAAG AGGctgagatgatggtgatgattggatctctgcctgtgtttgtgcAACAAGCGGCTGCAGCTAAAACCATAAG GTTGCTGGCTGAAGAGGATCAGGAGATTTCTCATGCTCTTGTCTCTCTTGGAGTGATCCAGGGTCTCCTGTGTGCTTTGGGCAACAAAGAACACACTGACGCTCAAATACAAGCCAGCCTGGCCCTGAAG CACTTTGTCCGCTCATTTCCTGTTATTGAGGAACACCTGGAGAGATTCATGGGCAGGTCACTGTTTGCAGCCTTTGTG AACCAGGCTGAGACTTTCCACATGAATCTGGATGAAACACAAGCAGAAAACCTGCTGACGAACAAAGTCAACATAT CGATGCGTCAAAGCAAAAGAGGCGTAGTGGAAGTGATCGAATCTGCGAaagcaaagaggaagaggacaaagaCAGCGGTGAAAGAAG AGGAAACCACGGCCTCACCGTCCTCGTACCACACGTTCACCgatcctgctgctgtgctgctgctgcgctcTGAGCTCCTGACCTGGTACgacagggagaagagggagcTGCCATGGAGGACTctg GCTTTGACAGAACCAGACCTCAACATCAGGACATATGCAG TCTGGGTTTCAGAAATCATGCTGCAACAGACTCAAGTGGCCACAGTAATAGATTACTACAACAAGTGGATGAAG CGGTGGCCGACTGTTCAGGATCTGTCAGCTGCCACACTGGAG GAGGTGAACCAAATGTGGGCGGGTCTCGGATACTATTCCAGAGGAAGAAGACTTCATGAAGGAGCTCAGAAG GTCGTGACAGAGCTGAAGGGACAGATGCCTCGGACAGTTGACAGCCTTCTCAAGGAGTTACCTGGTGTGGGACgctacactgctgctgctgttggttcTATTGCACTGGGACAG GTAACCGGAGCCGTGGATGGAAATGTGATCCGGGGGCTGTGTCGCCTGAGAGCCATTGGAGCCGACAGCACCAGTCCTGCAGTAACTGAGGCTCTTTG GGATCTAGCCAACACACTGGTGGACCCAGACAGACCTGGGGACTTTAACCAGGCCATGATGGAGCTGGGGGCCCGAGTGTGTACCCCTAAAGGAGCAGTGTGCAGCCAGTGTCCTGTCCAGTCTCACTGCCACTCGTATCGCAAG GTTCATGTCAAACAAGAGCAAAACTCTAAGAAGCTTCTggggaagctgggggggaaagCTTCATCCCTGCATGATATAGAAGACTGTG TGATCGGTGGAACATGTCGGCTCTGTCCCTCGGATCCGTGGGACAATGCGTTGGGCGTTCACAACTTCCCCAGGAAACCGGCAAAGAAAGCGCCCCGGGTGGAGCGAACTCTGACCTGTGTGGTGATCAGACGTGGTGACGAGGGAGAGGAAGAGTACCTGCTCACACAGAGACCAGACAAAG gTTTGTTGGCAGGCTTGTGGGAGTTTCCTAGTCTTCTGCTGGATGAGGAGAGTTCTGAGATGAAACAGAAGGGGGCGCTCTGTGCTGTGATCAGCGGGATACTGGGAACAAGTGTGACTGAGACCCTCCTCCAGCACATCGGAGAC GTGGTTCACATCTTCTCCCACATCCACCAGACGTATGTGGTTCACATTGTCCACCTGAAAGActtagacacacaaacacacactgaaaacacacattggCTCAGCAGAGCTGCGCTACAGGAAGCTGCCGTGTCCACAGGAGTGAAAAAG ATTGTGAAGCTGTATGATTCTGTGGAGAGTCAGAAAGAACAGACCTCGAAG aATGGAAAGAAGCAAAACGCTACTGGTGTCAAAAATAACAAGAAGCTACCTCCCTCAAAGAAAACCAAACTTGGCGCAGAGAGCAGCGGAGGCCGACAGCTCTCGCTCAGCTGCTTCTTCAAAGCAGTGAAAGAGGAAAGTTGA